One genomic segment of Desmodus rotundus isolate HL8 chromosome 5, HLdesRot8A.1, whole genome shotgun sequence includes these proteins:
- the RAB1A gene encoding ras-related protein Rab-1A has translation MSSMNPEYDYLFKLLLIGDSGVGKSCLLLRFADDTYTESYISTIGVDFKIRTIELDGKTIKLQIWDTAGQERFRTITSSYYRGAHGIIVVYDVTDQESFNNVKQWLQEIDRYASENVNKLLVGNKCDLTTKKVVDYTTAKEFADSLGIPFLETSAKNATNVEQSFMTMAAEIKKRMGPGATAGGAEKSNVKIQSTPVKQSGGGCC, from the exons ATGTCCAGCATGAATCCCGAATA tgaTTATTTATTCAAGTTGCTTCTGATTGGAGACTCTGGAGTTGGAAAGTCTTGCCTCCTCCTCAGGTTTGCA GATGATACGTATACAGAAAGCTACATTAGCACTATTGGTGTGGATTTCAAAATAAGAACTATAGAATTAGATGGAAAAACAATCAAGCTTCAAATA tgGGACACAGCAGGCCAAGAAAGATTTCGAACAATCACCTCCAGTTATTACAGAGGAGCCCATGGCATCATAGTTGTGTATGATGTGACAGATCAG GAGTCCTTCAATAATGTTAAACAGTGGCTGCAGGAAATAGATCGTTATGCCAGTGAAAACGTCAACAAGTTGTTGGTAGGGAACAAATGTGATCTGACCACAAAGAAAGTAGTAGACTACACAACAGCAAAG GAATTTGCTGATTCCCTTGGAATTCCGTTTTTGGAAACCAGTGCTAAGAACGCAACAAATGTAGAACAGTCTTTCATGACAATGGCAGCTGAGATTAAAAAGCGAATGGGTCCTGGAGCAACAGCTGGTGGTGCAGAGAAGTCCAATGTTAAAATTCAGAGCACTCCGGTCAAGCAGTCAGGTGGAGGCTGCTGCTAA